A section of the Hevea brasiliensis isolate MT/VB/25A 57/8 chromosome 17, ASM3005281v1, whole genome shotgun sequence genome encodes:
- the LOC110659680 gene encoding plant intracellular Ras-group-related LRR protein 9, which yields MDPNPKSFPILSYVMARLPSLSPQSPSTTFDVEQPLPRAASDPSSSQTPIVSQLPHLTDPKVLASMTSAIADVAQTRSILQTLGPRPDHETIDTARLKLSEIESSLSTQLEEIVLSPQPAEVDRLEWRAHLADKEQHCRQASEKEKNLYKTILQLEEMHESYEKLLKAAEQRLVKIYEKAEMGEEEKDEKNKGEVYEQLNEEIVGILQEASGKGLERVDLSNRRLLYLPEAFGRIHGLRVLNLSNNQLEVIPDSIAGLENLEELNLASNLLEALPDSIGLLHNLKILDVSSNKLDSLPDSISHCRSLLELDVSFNRLTYLPTNIGYEFVNLKRLSIQLNKIRSLPTSVVEMRSMQHLDAHFNELQGLPLSIGRLTNLEIFNLSNNFSDLTELPETLGELTNLKELDLSNNQIQALPDSFGRLDNLTKLNLDQNPLVIPPSEVVKEGIEAVKMFMAKRWLDILVEEERKSMIEEQEQAKTGWLTRSTSWLKKYVEDVSENVSEYLSPRSPKDAYLNQQL from the exons ATGGATCCCAACCCCAAGTCCTTCCCGATCCTCTCCTATGTTATGGCCCGACTTCCCTCCCTCTCACCCCAATCCCCCTCCACCACCTTCGACGTCGAGCAGCCCCTGCCACGCGCTGCCTCCGATCCCTCTTCCAGCCAAACGCCCATTGTCTCCCAATTACCCCACTTAACTGACCCCAAGGTCCTAGCTTCCATGACCAGCGCCATCGCCGATGTGGCCCAGACCCGATCAATCCTTCAAACCCTCGGCCCTCGCCCTGACCACGAGACCATCGACACTGCCAGACTTAAACTTTCTGAAATCGAATCGAGCCTCTCCACACAGCTCGAAGAAATTGTCCTCTCTCCACAGCCCGCCGAAGTCGACAGGCTTGAATGGCGCGCGCACCTGGCGGACAAGGAACAGCATTGTCGACAAGCCTCGGAGAAAGAGAAGAACTTGTACAAGACGATATTGCAATTGGAGGAGATGCACGAGTCTTACGAGAAGCTATTGAAGGCGGCGGAGCAGCGGTTGGTGAAGATTTATGAGAAGGCGGAGATGGGAGAGGAGGAGAAGGATGAGAAAAATAAGGGGGAAGTGTACGAGCAGTTGAACGAAGAGATTGTGGGAATACTCCAAGAGGCGTCTGGAAAGGGTCTGGAGAGGGTGGATTTGTCGAACAGGAGATTGTTGTACTTGCCTGAGGCGTTTGGAAGGATTCATGGGTTGAGAGTGCTTAATCTCTCTAATAATCAGCTTGAG GTCATTCCTGATTCAATAGCTGGGTTGGAAAATCTCGAGGAGCTCAATCTTGCTTCAAATCTTTTGGAAGCATTGCCAGATTCTATTGGATTGCTACATAACTTGAAAATTCTAGATGTCTCCAGTAATAAGCTAGATTCTTTACCTGACTCCATTTCTCATTGCAG GTCATTGCTGGAGTTGGATGTGAGCTTCAACCGTCTTACATACTTGCCAACTAATATAGGATATGAGTTTGTGAATCTTAAGAGGCTGTCAATCCAGTTGAACAAGATCCGTTCTCTTCCCACTTCTGTTGTTGAAATGAGATCTATGCAGCATCTGGATGCTCACTTTAATGAGCTTCAGGGCCTTCCACTTTCAATTGGGAGATTGACAAATCTCGAGATCTTCAATTTGAGTAATAATTTCAGTGACCTGACGGAACTTCCTGAGACGTTGGGTGAACTGACAAACCTCAAGGAACTTGATCTCAGCAATAACCAGATTCAAGCTTTGCCTGATTCATTTGGCCGGCTGGATAATTTGACCAAATTGAACTTGGACCAAAATCCGCTTGTGATCCCACCATCAGAAGTAGTGAAGGAAGGGATCGAAGCTGTCAAGATGTTTATGGCTAAGAGGTGGCTTGACATACTGGTGGAGGAAGAAAGGAAAAGCATGATTGAAGAACAAGAACAAGCAAAGACTGGGTGGTTGACACGGAGCACATCCTGGTTGAAGAAGTACGTTGAAGATGTGTCTGAAAATGTTTCAGAATATTTAAGTCCAAGATCTCCAAAGGACGCTTATCTAAATCAGCAGCTATAA